A single window of Salvia splendens isolate huo1 chromosome 8, SspV2, whole genome shotgun sequence DNA harbors:
- the LOC121744499 gene encoding glycine-rich RNA-binding protein-like yields MADVEYRCFVGGLAWATTDQSLGQAFSQFGEVIESKIVNDRETGRSRGFGFVTFKDEQSMRDAIEGLNGQELDGRSITVNEAQSRGSGGGGGGGFRGPRRDGGGYGGGGGGGYGRREGGGGGYGGGGGYGGGGGGGYGRREGGGGYGGGSRGGYGGDRGSSEGDWRN; encoded by the exons ATGGCCGACGTTGAGTATAGGTGTTTCGTCGGTGGTTTGGCATGGGCCACCACTGACCAGTCTCTTGGCCAGGCCTTCTCTCAGTTCGGCGAAGTCATCGAATCGAAG ATCGTCAACGATCGTGAGACCGGGAGATCGAGGGGTTTCGGATTCGTGACATTCAAGGATGAGCAGTCGATGAGGGACGCGATCGAGGGGTTGAACGGCCAGGAATTGGACGGCCGCAGCATCACCGTTAATGAGGCACAGTCTCGCGgcagcggtggtggcggcggaggCGGTTTCCGTGGCCCACGCCGTGATGGCGGAGgctatggtggtggtggtggtggcggctaCGGACGCCGTgagggcggcggtggcggctacGGAGGCGGTGGCGGTTATGGAGGAGGTGGCGGCGGTGGATATGGCCGTCGTGAGGGCGGTGGTGGTTATGGCGGCGGCAGCCGTGGCGGTTACGGAGGTGACCGTGGCTCTTCTGAGGGAGATTGGAGAAATTAA